A DNA window from Chryseobacterium sp. MEBOG06 contains the following coding sequences:
- a CDS encoding homogentisate 1,2-dioxygenase → MRYHLAGNIPPKRHTTFKSPEDKFYYEQLFGTEGFHGISSLLYHTHRPTQIKSIGEPKDVTPKIAVEKNIAPRMFKGMNVTPEDDFMDSRKILLMNNDLKMGLAKPRKSMDYFYKNAECDELLYVHQGTGILKTFVGDLEFVAGDYLIIPRGTIYQVELKSDDTVFFVLESHSPIYTPKRYRNEFGQLLEHSPFCERDMIAPTFKEPVDEKGEFLIKVKKENQITDFIYATHPFDVVGWDGYFYPYKFNIKNFEPITGRIHQPPPVHQNFEGHNFVVCSFCARMYDYHPQAIPAPYNHSNIDSDEVLFYTEGDFMSRNHIDLMDFTLHPGGIVHGPHPGAMERSIGKKFTEEYAVMVDPFRPLKITEEALKVEDPSYKTSWLE, encoded by the coding sequence ATGAGATATCATCTAGCGGGAAATATCCCACCAAAAAGACATACCACCTTTAAGTCTCCGGAAGATAAATTTTACTATGAACAGCTTTTCGGAACAGAAGGCTTTCACGGTATTTCTTCTTTGCTATACCATACGCACCGCCCTACCCAGATAAAATCGATAGGCGAACCAAAGGATGTAACTCCAAAAATTGCAGTAGAGAAAAACATCGCTCCGAGAATGTTCAAAGGAATGAATGTCACTCCTGAAGACGATTTTATGGACAGCCGAAAGATTCTTCTGATGAACAATGATCTGAAAATGGGATTGGCAAAACCAAGAAAATCAATGGATTATTTCTACAAAAATGCTGAATGTGATGAACTTTTATATGTTCATCAGGGAACCGGAATTTTAAAAACATTTGTAGGAGATCTTGAATTTGTTGCAGGTGATTATCTTATTATACCAAGAGGAACAATCTATCAGGTAGAACTGAAATCCGATGATACTGTATTTTTTGTACTGGAGAGCCACTCTCCCATTTATACTCCGAAAAGATACAGAAATGAATTCGGGCAGCTTTTAGAGCACTCACCGTTCTGCGAAAGAGATATGATTGCTCCTACTTTCAAAGAACCTGTAGATGAAAAAGGCGAATTTCTGATCAAAGTAAAAAAAGAAAACCAGATCACAGACTTCATTTATGCAACACATCCGTTTGATGTAGTGGGCTGGGACGGTTATTTCTATCCTTATAAATTCAATATTAAAAATTTCGAACCGATTACAGGAAGAATTCACCAACCGCCACCAGTTCACCAGAACTTTGAGGGGCACAATTTTGTAGTCTGCTCATTCTGTGCAAGAATGTATGATTATCATCCACAGGCTATTCCGGCACCTTACAATCACTCCAATATCGATTCTGATGAGGTACTGTTCTATACAGAAGGAGATTTCATGAGCCGTAACCATATTGATCTTATGGACTTTACCCTTCACCCGGGAGGAATTGTACATGGACCTCACCCTGGTGCGATGGAAAGAAGCATCGGTAAAAAATTTACAGAAGAATATGCGGTAATGGTAGATCCTTTCCGTCCTTTAAAAATTACAGAAGAAGCCTTAAAAGTGGAAGATCCATCTTATAAAACTTCGTGGCTAGAATAA
- a CDS encoding TonB-dependent receptor plug domain-containing protein — protein sequence MKRILFSITFLSSYCFAQETDSLSLHQNKNIDSARVSKREIRTSTIDDVVVTGTIKPMSRSKSPVAVEIYGQKFFQKNPTPSIFEAIAMVNGIKPQLNCSVCNTGDIHINGLEGPYTMILIDGMPIVSSLSTVYGLSGIPNSLVDRIEVVKGPASSIYGSEAMGGVINIITKNALTAPKLSVDLMTTTWNENNIDFSTKFNVGKNAASLLSLNYFNFKERIDQNKDNFTDTTLQSRISIFNKWNFKRKENRQASFAMRYLYEDRFGGEMQWNKSFRGSNEVYGESIYTNRAEIFGLYEWPMKEHIVTQFSYNYHDQNSFYGANPFNALQKVAFVQTYWDRSFGKHDITAGLTFKRTFYDDNTPGTLAPDGITNAPMKSPIWGAFIQDQWEINDKNTLLIGYRYDYDKIHHSVHSPRFAWKFSPNPYHTMRFNFGTGFRVVNLFTEDHAALTGSREVVVKSDLQPERSVNGNLNYIWKIPVGNRMLSLDASAFYTYFSNKIVGDFDSDPDRIIYDNLHGYGISRGASLNADFTFQFPLSVNLGVTYLDVYQKFDNENQKTQQLHAPRWSGTYSLSYRLPNNLTVDFTGQFYGPMRLPVLPNDYRPEYSPFYSLANIQVSKSFKSGFEVYCGLKNLFNFTPKDPLMRPFDPFDKHVDDPVGNPNHYTFDTAYGYAPMQGIRGFLGVKYTLK from the coding sequence ATGAAGCGAATATTATTTTCTATTACTTTTTTGTCGTCTTATTGTTTTGCACAGGAGACAGACAGTTTAAGTTTACATCAAAATAAAAACATAGATTCAGCCAGAGTTTCTAAAAGGGAGATCAGGACAAGTACTATTGATGACGTAGTAGTTACCGGAACTATAAAACCGATGAGCAGATCCAAAAGTCCCGTGGCGGTGGAAATCTACGGTCAGAAATTTTTCCAGAAAAACCCGACACCAAGTATTTTTGAAGCAATAGCAATGGTAAACGGCATCAAACCTCAGCTGAACTGCTCTGTCTGCAATACCGGAGATATTCACATCAACGGTCTGGAAGGGCCTTATACCATGATCCTGATTGACGGAATGCCCATTGTAAGCTCTCTTTCAACAGTATACGGATTGAGCGGGATTCCCAATAGTTTAGTAGACAGAATAGAAGTGGTGAAAGGTCCTGCTTCTTCTATCTATGGATCCGAAGCAATGGGAGGAGTGATCAATATTATTACCAAAAATGCCTTGACGGCACCCAAACTGAGTGTAGATCTAATGACCACTACATGGAATGAAAATAATATTGATTTTTCAACCAAATTTAATGTAGGAAAGAATGCCGCTTCTTTATTAAGCTTAAATTATTTCAATTTTAAAGAAAGGATAGACCAGAATAAGGACAATTTCACAGATACCACTTTACAGAGCAGAATTTCTATCTTTAATAAATGGAATTTTAAACGAAAAGAAAACAGACAGGCAAGTTTCGCCATGAGATATCTGTATGAAGACCGTTTTGGCGGTGAAATGCAATGGAATAAATCATTTCGTGGAAGTAATGAAGTATATGGGGAAAGTATTTATACCAACAGAGCTGAAATTTTCGGATTGTATGAATGGCCGATGAAAGAACATATTGTAACTCAGTTCTCTTATAACTACCATGATCAGAATTCATTTTACGGCGCTAATCCATTTAATGCTCTTCAAAAGGTTGCTTTTGTACAAACCTATTGGGATAGAAGTTTCGGTAAACATGATATTACTGCCGGACTTACTTTTAAAAGAACTTTTTATGATGACAATACGCCGGGAACTCTTGCTCCGGACGGGATAACCAACGCACCTATGAAGTCACCGATTTGGGGAGCCTTTATTCAGGATCAGTGGGAGATTAATGATAAAAACACCTTATTGATCGGATACAGATATGACTATGATAAAATCCATCATTCTGTACATTCACCAAGGTTTGCATGGAAATTTTCCCCAAACCCTTATCATACAATGCGCTTCAATTTTGGAACAGGCTTTAGGGTAGTCAATTTGTTTACGGAAGATCATGCTGCACTTACGGGTTCCCGTGAAGTGGTTGTGAAATCAGATTTACAGCCGGAAAGATCAGTTAACGGTAATTTGAACTATATCTGGAAGATTCCCGTAGGAAACCGTATGCTGAGTCTTGATGCTTCTGCATTTTATACCTATTTCAGTAATAAAATCGTTGGTGATTTTGATTCTGATCCCGATAGAATCATTTATGATAATCTTCATGGATATGGAATTTCCAGGGGAGCTTCCCTGAATGCAGATTTCACTTTTCAGTTTCCTCTCAGTGTTAATCTGGGAGTCACTTACCTTGATGTATACCAGAAATTCGATAATGAAAATCAAAAGACCCAGCAGCTGCATGCCCCCAGATGGAGTGGAACTTATAGCCTGAGTTACAGGCTTCCAAATAATCTGACTGTAGATTTCACCGGACAGTTTTACGGACCAATGAGACTTCCGGTTTTACCTAACGACTACCGTCCTGAATATTCGCCATTCTATTCTCTTGCTAATATTCAGGTTTCAAAAAGTTTCAAATCCGGATTCGAAGTGTATTGCGGGTTGAAAAATTTGTTCAATTTTACGCCTAAAGATCCTCTTATGAGGCCATTTGATCCCTTTGATAAACATGTTGATGATCCAGTGGGCAATCCCAATCATTATACCTTTGATACAGCTTATGGCTATGCGCCCATGCAGGGTATCCGGGGATTCCTGGGAGTGAAATACACTTTAAAATGA
- a CDS encoding succinate CoA transferase: MLERIRLESLHQKVTTAENAVKIIKDGMIIGSSGFTKAGDSKAILPALAERGKTEEIKVTLMTGASLGHGTDGKLAEANVLKKRMPFQVDPILRNKINKGEILFIDQHLSESAELLHTKNLQSIDVAIIEAAYIERDGSIVPTTSVGNSVTFAAMAKKVIIEINTEVPEEVYGIHDIYQAEDYPYRNVIPIVAPWNKIGRKSIPVDPDKIEAIVFTNLKDSPADIAEPDEKTTAIAKHLLGFFENEVLLGRLTDRLLPLQAGIGKVANAVLTGFKDSNFYDLTMFSEVLQDSTFDLIDSGKLSFASASSITVSQECYERVLGNLSKYKEKFVLRPQNISNTPGLIRRLGVIAINTAIEFDIYGNVNSTHIGGTKIMNGIGGSGDFARNAYLSIFVTQAASKGNNISHVLPMVSHTDHTEHDVDILVTDVGLADLRGLAPRERAQKIIDNCVHPDYKEELQSYFDRACERGGHTPHLLEESFSWHLRFADTGSMKQKAENEILN, translated from the coding sequence ATGTTAGAAAGAATCAGATTAGAAAGCCTGCACCAAAAAGTAACTACGGCGGAAAATGCTGTAAAAATCATTAAAGACGGTATGATCATAGGATCAAGCGGCTTTACAAAAGCAGGTGACAGCAAAGCTATTTTGCCGGCACTGGCGGAAAGGGGAAAAACAGAAGAGATTAAAGTCACTTTAATGACCGGAGCCTCACTGGGACACGGTACCGACGGAAAACTGGCAGAAGCAAACGTGTTAAAGAAGAGGATGCCGTTTCAGGTAGATCCTATTTTAAGAAATAAGATCAATAAAGGTGAAATTCTCTTCATCGACCAGCATTTAAGTGAAAGTGCCGAGCTTCTTCATACCAAAAATCTACAAAGCATTGATGTAGCCATTATAGAGGCAGCCTATATTGAAAGAGACGGAAGCATCGTTCCTACTACTTCTGTTGGAAATTCGGTGACCTTTGCGGCTATGGCTAAAAAAGTCATCATTGAGATCAATACAGAAGTTCCTGAAGAAGTTTATGGAATTCATGATATCTACCAGGCTGAAGATTATCCTTACAGAAACGTGATTCCAATTGTCGCTCCATGGAACAAAATCGGAAGAAAAAGTATTCCGGTGGATCCTGATAAAATTGAAGCCATTGTATTCACCAATCTTAAAGACAGCCCTGCAGACATTGCAGAACCAGATGAAAAGACAACAGCAATAGCAAAACATCTTCTTGGGTTCTTTGAGAATGAAGTGCTTTTAGGACGTCTTACAGACAGATTGCTTCCTCTTCAGGCAGGTATTGGGAAAGTAGCCAATGCAGTACTTACAGGATTCAAGGATAGTAATTTTTATGATCTGACGATGTTTTCCGAAGTCCTTCAGGACAGTACATTTGATTTGATAGACTCAGGAAAACTAAGTTTTGCCTCTGCATCATCTATTACCGTTTCTCAGGAATGCTATGAAAGAGTTTTAGGAAACCTCTCAAAATATAAAGAAAAATTTGTGCTAAGGCCTCAGAACATTTCCAATACCCCTGGTCTGATCAGAAGATTAGGAGTAATCGCCATCAATACCGCTATTGAATTTGATATTTATGGAAATGTAAACTCCACTCATATTGGAGGAACAAAAATAATGAATGGTATCGGAGGTTCCGGAGACTTTGCCAGAAATGCTTACTTAAGTATTTTTGTTACCCAAGCTGCTTCAAAAGGCAACAATATCTCTCACGTACTTCCTATGGTTTCCCACACTGATCATACAGAACATGATGTGGATATTCTGGTTACAGATGTAGGTCTGGCAGATTTAAGAGGATTAGCTCCTAGAGAAAGGGCTCAGAAAATCATTGACAACTGTGTTCATCCTGATTATAAAGAAGAACTTCAATCTTATTTTGACAGAGCATGTGAAAGAGGAGGCCATACCCCTCATCTGCTGGAAGAATCTTTCAGCTGGCATTTACGTTTCGCTGACACCGGAAGTATGAAACAAAAAGCAGAAAATGAAATTCTGAATTAA
- a CDS encoding acetyl-CoA hydrolase/transferase family protein: MPNYITAEEAIYTIKSGNRVFFHGSACTPNYLIDELARQSARLQNVEVVSITQQGNVEIAKPEYKDSFFINSLFVSTPVRDAVNSDRGDFVPVFLSEIPILFRKNILPLDVALVTVSLPDRHGFCTLGTSVDIARSAVDTAKIIVAVVNPKMPRTHGDGMIHISRIHKLVWHEEELPTIDYGTKVGHEEMLVGKNVAELIEDRSTLQMGIGTIPDAVLKCLTNHKDLGIHTEMLSDGVIDLIQNDVINNKYKGYNDNKTITSFCFGTRKLYDYVDDNTVFAFRDVSEVNFPINIMKNKKMVAINSAIEIDLTGQVCADSIGTLQYSGIGGQMDFMRGAALGEEGKPIIAITSRTKKGISRIVPYLKQGAGVVTTRGHIHYVVTEYGTVYLYGKNLRQRAQELISIAHPDDREMLERAAFERFKN, from the coding sequence ATGCCTAATTACATAACTGCAGAAGAAGCGATATATACCATAAAAAGTGGCAACCGTGTATTTTTCCATGGAAGTGCGTGTACTCCAAATTATCTGATTGATGAACTGGCAAGACAGTCAGCCCGGCTGCAAAATGTAGAAGTGGTTTCTATTACTCAGCAGGGAAATGTAGAAATCGCAAAACCAGAATACAAAGACAGTTTCTTTATCAACTCTTTATTTGTTTCTACACCTGTGCGTGATGCCGTAAATTCAGACAGAGGAGACTTTGTTCCTGTATTCTTAAGTGAGATCCCTATTTTGTTCAGAAAAAATATTCTCCCGCTAGATGTGGCATTAGTTACCGTCTCTCTGCCAGACAGACATGGTTTTTGCACATTGGGAACTTCAGTAGATATTGCAAGATCCGCTGTGGATACTGCGAAAATCATTGTTGCGGTCGTTAATCCCAAAATGCCCAGAACACACGGAGACGGTATGATCCACATTAGCAGAATTCATAAGCTGGTCTGGCATGAAGAAGAGTTACCAACAATAGACTATGGAACAAAGGTTGGCCATGAGGAAATGCTTGTCGGAAAAAATGTGGCAGAGCTTATTGAGGACAGATCTACCCTTCAGATGGGGATCGGAACAATTCCTGACGCAGTTTTAAAATGTTTAACCAATCACAAAGATCTGGGAATTCATACAGAAATGCTGAGCGACGGAGTTATTGATCTGATTCAGAATGATGTCATCAACAATAAATATAAAGGCTACAACGATAATAAAACCATTACAAGTTTCTGCTTCGGAACCCGAAAGCTGTATGACTATGTAGATGATAATACCGTTTTTGCATTCAGAGATGTGAGCGAGGTTAACTTCCCGATCAATATTATGAAAAATAAAAAAATGGTAGCGATCAATTCTGCTATTGAAATAGACCTGACCGGCCAGGTATGTGCGGATTCTATCGGGACACTTCAATACAGTGGTATTGGTGGGCAGATGGACTTCATGAGAGGTGCTGCATTAGGAGAAGAGGGAAAACCCATCATTGCAATAACCTCCAGAACAAAAAAAGGTATTTCCAGAATTGTCCCTTATCTCAAGCAGGGAGCTGGTGTGGTCACCACCAGAGGACACATTCACTATGTCGTTACTGAATACGGAACAGTCTATCTATATGGGAAAAATCTGCGCCAGAGGGCACAGGAGCTGATCAGCATTGCACATCCTGATGACAGGGAAATGTTAGAAAGGGCTGCTTTTGAAAGATTTAAAAACTGA
- a CDS encoding GxxExxY protein, producing the protein MSGRRIQIKQSELKVPVHYKGKEINHDFFCDFLVEDLIVIELKISCSTE; encoded by the coding sequence ATGTCTGGAAGAAGAATTCAGATTAAGCAATCTGAGTTGAAAGTTCCGGTACATTACAAAGGAAAAGAGATTAATCATGATTTCTTTTGTGACTTTTTAGTTGAAGATTTAATTGTTATTGAATTAAAAATCAGTTGTTCAACCGAGTGA
- a CDS encoding cupin domain-containing protein has product MNKIPRRIVTGIKDGKSIIMEDQQTENAVEHFPGLIISDVWNTQKMPASLDFETTIPNTGFPHTPKNGTYFRYVVVPPDEDLGMEWKSGEPHPMMHKTPTLDYIIILSGELYLIMDEGETLLKPGDIVIQRGTNHAWSNRSDEPCIQLAVLIDAGI; this is encoded by the coding sequence ATGAACAAAATACCAAGACGTATTGTAACAGGAATTAAAGACGGAAAATCCATTATCATGGAAGACCAGCAAACAGAAAACGCTGTGGAACATTTTCCGGGGTTGATCATTTCTGATGTATGGAATACCCAAAAGATGCCGGCAAGCTTAGATTTTGAAACAACAATTCCCAATACAGGATTTCCGCACACCCCCAAAAACGGAACCTACTTCCGGTATGTTGTGGTTCCTCCTGATGAAGACTTAGGAATGGAATGGAAAAGTGGAGAACCTCATCCAATGATGCACAAAACTCCAACCCTGGATTACATCATCATTCTTTCAGGAGAATTATATCTGATCATGGATGAAGGAGAGACTCTGCTGAAACCGGGTGACATCGTTATTCAAAGGGGAACCAACCATGCATGGAGCAACCGTTCTGATGAACCGTGCATTCAACTGGCAGTGTTGATAGATGCGGGGATTTAA
- the hppD gene encoding 4-hydroxyphenylpyruvate dioxygenase: MSTLTFAEKIAQAENFLPINGTDYIEFYVGNAKQAAHYYKTAFGFQSVAYAGPETGVRDRASYVLQQGKIRLVLTTGLSSDSAISEHVKKHGDGVKILALWVDDAYAAFEETTKRGGKPYLEPVTLTDEHGEVRMSGIYTYGETVHMFIERKNYNGAFMPGYEKWESDYKPEEAGLLYVDHCVGNVDWNRMIPTVEWYEKVMGFVNILSFDDKQINTEYSALMSKVMSNGNGFAKFPINEPAEGKKKSQVEEYLDFYEGEGVQHIAVATKDIIHTVTELKKRGVEFLSAPPEAYYNMVPERVGHIDEDLKKLQDLGILIDHDEEGYLLQIFTKPVEDRPTLFFEIIERHGAQSFGAGNFKALFEALEREQERRGNL; this comes from the coding sequence ATGTCAACACTTACATTTGCCGAGAAAATTGCTCAAGCAGAAAATTTCTTACCAATTAACGGTACGGATTACATTGAGTTTTATGTAGGAAATGCAAAACAGGCTGCCCATTATTACAAAACCGCTTTCGGTTTTCAGTCTGTAGCATATGCTGGTCCTGAAACAGGAGTAAGAGACCGTGCATCTTATGTGCTTCAACAGGGAAAAATTAGATTGGTCTTAACAACAGGACTTTCTTCTGACTCCGCTATCAGCGAGCACGTAAAAAAACATGGTGACGGAGTAAAAATTTTGGCACTTTGGGTAGATGACGCTTATGCAGCTTTCGAAGAAACAACTAAAAGAGGTGGAAAACCTTATTTAGAGCCTGTAACTTTAACTGATGAGCATGGTGAGGTAAGAATGTCCGGAATCTATACGTATGGAGAAACCGTTCACATGTTTATTGAAAGAAAAAATTACAACGGTGCTTTTATGCCTGGGTATGAAAAGTGGGAAAGTGATTATAAGCCTGAAGAAGCAGGTTTATTATACGTAGACCACTGTGTGGGAAATGTAGACTGGAACAGAATGATCCCTACCGTAGAATGGTACGAAAAAGTAATGGGATTTGTGAACATCCTTTCTTTCGATGACAAGCAGATCAATACCGAATATTCTGCATTGATGTCTAAAGTAATGTCTAACGGAAACGGATTTGCTAAATTCCCGATTAACGAACCTGCTGAAGGTAAAAAGAAATCTCAGGTAGAAGAATATCTTGACTTCTATGAAGGAGAAGGAGTACAGCACATTGCTGTGGCTACTAAAGATATCATCCATACAGTAACCGAGTTAAAAAAACGTGGTGTAGAATTCCTCTCTGCTCCACCGGAAGCTTATTACAACATGGTCCCTGAAAGAGTAGGCCACATTGATGAAGATTTGAAAAAACTTCAGGATTTAGGTATACTTATTGATCATGATGAAGAAGGGTACTTACTTCAGATCTTTACCAAGCCTGTAGAAGACCGCCCTACTCTATTTTTCGAAATTATTGAAAGACATGGTGCACAAAGTTTTGGTGCCGGAAACTTCAAAGCTCTTTTCGAAGCATTAGAAAGAGAGCAGGAAAGAAGAGGTAATCTTTAA
- a CDS encoding NADP-dependent oxidoreductase, producing MKTVILNKNFQLEDGHSEKPHPKNHEVLIQIKASGFNPIDYQMLENELERKLISSPILGRELSGIIVEKGSAVTQFNIGDEVYCGSGSMGSNGSYAEFIAVPDAIVSLKPKNISFEQAASIPSAGMTSLQIFNRLELHPEDSILITGAAGGVGSFLIKLLLAHDIRQITATVGSEENRQILLNMGLQDDQIINYKEENITENILKSNNSKPFDYGIDLVGNYMAEVTAEVLKINGTYVDVTALVTKYAHELLFNKGTLIMNISNYAYSMIRNYDYYQASLMEIKKLIETHVITPPLYKIIGSLSLETVLRAHTILKNNQTQGHKLIMKH from the coding sequence ATGAAAACAGTCATTTTAAATAAAAATTTTCAGCTTGAAGATGGTCATTCTGAGAAACCTCACCCCAAAAACCATGAAGTTTTAATTCAGATTAAAGCAAGCGGTTTTAATCCTATCGATTATCAGATGCTGGAAAATGAATTGGAACGTAAATTAATCAGTTCCCCCATATTAGGACGGGAATTATCCGGAATTATTGTAGAAAAAGGAAGTGCAGTTACTCAGTTCAACATCGGAGATGAAGTATATTGTGGCAGCGGCTCTATGGGAAGCAACGGAAGCTATGCAGAATTTATTGCAGTTCCTGATGCTATTGTTTCACTCAAACCAAAAAATATTTCTTTTGAACAGGCAGCTTCCATTCCTTCAGCAGGAATGACTTCTTTACAGATCTTTAACCGCCTGGAACTGCATCCGGAGGATTCTATTCTTATAACAGGTGCTGCCGGAGGGGTAGGTTCATTTTTAATCAAACTGTTATTAGCTCATGACATCCGGCAGATCACAGCTACTGTTGGAAGTGAAGAAAACAGACAGATTCTGCTCAATATGGGTTTACAAGATGATCAGATCATCAATTATAAAGAAGAAAATATTACCGAAAACATTTTAAAATCCAATAATAGCAAGCCTTTCGATTACGGAATTGATCTGGTAGGAAATTATATGGCAGAAGTCACTGCAGAAGTTTTAAAAATAAATGGAACCTACGTAGATGTAACTGCTCTGGTTACTAAATATGCTCATGAACTCCTTTTCAATAAAGGAACTTTGATTATGAACATATCCAATTATGCTTACAGTATGATCAGAAACTATGATTATTACCAAGCCAGTTTAATGGAAATAAAAAAACTCATTGAAACCCATGTTATTACTCCCCCTCTGTATAAAATCATTGGAAGCCTTTCTCTGGAAACGGTTTTGCGGGCTCATACTATTTTAAAAAACAATCAGACACAAGGTCATAAACTTATCATGAAACATTAA
- the fahA gene encoding fumarylacetoacetase, which produces MKSFVDYSSNSDFSIHNIPFGVAVFNKEYIGCCTRVGDQVIDLATLYDLGYFDDIEGLDDNVFEAYTINEFIELGKPVTNAIRTKIQTLLQEGSILSKDQKTIEEAFYDLDKVKMMMPIHIPNYTDFYSSIEHATNVGKMFRDPANALLPNWKHLPVGYHGRASSIVVSGTDINRPKGQMKPADEDKPLFGPCKQLDFELEMAFIINKNTEMGESISTKDAEDAIFGMVVFNDWSARDIQSWEYVPLGPFLAKNFGSSISPWVVTLEALEPFRTASPTQDPEVLDYLKFEGDKNYDINLEVYIQPENGDQNLISESNYKHMYWNMTQQLAHHTVNGCNVEVGDLYASGTISGSDPKSFGSMLELTWRGQNPLSLSNGEERKFIEDNDTVTMKAWAEKDGIRVGFGEVSGKIIPTV; this is translated from the coding sequence ATGAAATCATTTGTAGACTATTCCTCAAATTCGGATTTTTCAATACATAATATTCCTTTCGGGGTAGCAGTTTTTAATAAAGAATATATCGGATGCTGTACAAGAGTCGGAGACCAGGTTATTGATCTTGCAACATTGTATGATCTTGGTTATTTTGACGACATTGAAGGATTAGACGACAATGTTTTTGAAGCCTACACCATCAACGAATTTATTGAACTGGGTAAACCTGTTACCAATGCTATTCGTACAAAAATCCAGACTTTACTGCAGGAAGGATCCATATTATCGAAAGACCAGAAAACAATTGAAGAGGCATTCTATGACCTGGATAAGGTTAAAATGATGATGCCGATTCACATCCCGAACTATACAGACTTTTACAGCAGCATCGAGCATGCAACCAACGTAGGAAAAATGTTCCGTGATCCAGCCAATGCGCTGTTACCAAACTGGAAACATTTACCGGTAGGTTACCATGGGAGAGCTTCTTCTATTGTTGTTTCCGGAACAGACATCAACCGCCCAAAAGGACAAATGAAGCCTGCTGATGAAGACAAGCCTCTTTTCGGACCATGTAAGCAATTGGATTTCGAACTGGAAATGGCTTTCATCATCAATAAAAATACAGAGATGGGAGAAAGTATTTCTACAAAAGATGCAGAAGATGCCATCTTCGGAATGGTCGTTTTCAATGACTGGTCTGCAAGAGATATTCAATCTTGGGAATATGTTCCGTTAGGGCCATTCCTTGCGAAAAACTTCGGTTCATCTATTTCCCCATGGGTAGTTACTCTTGAAGCATTAGAACCATTCAGAACAGCATCTCCAACGCAGGATCCTGAAGTTCTTGATTATCTGAAATTTGAAGGTGATAAAAATTACGATATTAACCTTGAAGTTTATATACAACCTGAAAACGGGGATCAAAACCTCATCAGCGAAAGCAATTACAAGCATATGTACTGGAATATGACCCAGCAATTGGCTCACCACACAGTAAACGGATGTAACGTTGAGGTAGGTGATCTTTATGCAAGCGGTACTATTTCGGGAAGCGATCCGAAATCATTCGGATCTATGCTGGAACTTACCTGGAGAGGACAAAACCCTTTATCATTAAGCAACGGTGAAGAAAGAAAATTCATTGAAGATAATGATACCGTTACCATGAAAGCATGGGCAGAGAAAGACGGAATCAGAGTAGGTTTCGGTGAAGTTTCAGGAAAAATTATCCCAACGGTTTAA
- a CDS encoding thiol:disulfide interchange protein, with protein MKKLALFLMLVPCFYLSQMKTGTFSELENWQKKDPKPIVIHIYTDWCMICKIESFNLNKDKELVDMMNEHFYFINFEAEKTKEKIRFQDHEFNYLSNGSSGIHELVLALSKNKNQPVYPLWIFLDKHQSLVCYHEGQMTSEKMKQKLLEISAL; from the coding sequence ATGAAAAAATTAGCTTTATTTTTAATGTTAGTGCCCTGTTTTTATCTGTCTCAGATGAAGACAGGCACTTTTTCTGAACTTGAAAATTGGCAGAAAAAAGATCCGAAACCAATTGTTATCCATATTTATACAGATTGGTGCATGATCTGTAAAATTGAATCTTTTAATCTAAATAAAGATAAAGAATTGGTTGACATGATGAATGAACATTTTTATTTTATCAACTTTGAGGCAGAGAAGACAAAAGAAAAGATCCGGTTTCAGGATCATGAGTTTAATTATTTGTCCAATGGAAGTTCAGGAATTCATGAGCTGGTATTAGCACTTTCTAAAAATAAAAACCAGCCTGTTTATCCGTTGTGGATATTTCTTGATAAGCATCAGAGTTTAGTATGTTATCATGAGGGGCAGATGACGTCTGAAAAAATGAAGCAGAAACTGTTGGAAATTTCGGCTTTGTAA